Proteins from a genomic interval of Polaribacter sp. Q13:
- a CDS encoding glycoside hydrolase family 43 protein gives MKLRILKILFLALICFNVSGQTAPDNFKNPILSGFYPDPSICRVGDTYYMVNSSFEWFPGLPIHKSKDLVNWELIGYGLSKSTQINYPDGLGNSQGIFAPTIRHHNGTFYIICTMVGDNGNFIITAKDPSNSWSDPIWIDDAPGIDPSLFWDDDGKCYYTGAGIIDNSQKEWQGKNGVWMQEINPDKGELIGEKKQLTYGHASNARWAEGPHLYKINNEYLLLIGEGGTGEYHAVTVFNSKNIWGPYIPNHANPVMTHRHLGKDYPIQQTGHADLLQTQNGDWWSVMLAKRKIDGYTTLARETFLAQVEMSNQESGVTPIFNPGKGLLQFEQKRPELPWHPVAKINELDEFEGEELGLEWNFLRSPKETWYEQKDGQMQIQLRPETVAEFVNPSFIAQRTRHLNYEASTSLSFKTKKENEKAGLVIYRRHGNHYQLLKTKDKLVLLKTLQKENKGEFEPQVVVSIPYKKESVVFKVKIDGINAQFYYGENKFELNPIGKAQDYTILSDEIAQKFNGVYVGMYATSLGKKSKKIALFDWFMYQGAE, from the coding sequence ATGAAATTAAGGATACTTAAGATTTTATTTCTTGCATTAATTTGTTTTAATGTTTCAGGACAAACAGCTCCCGACAATTTTAAGAACCCAATCTTGTCTGGTTTTTATCCAGACCCTTCTATTTGTCGTGTAGGAGATACGTACTATATGGTTAATTCTAGCTTCGAGTGGTTTCCAGGTCTGCCAATTCATAAAAGTAAAGATTTGGTTAATTGGGAGTTAATTGGTTACGGATTATCAAAATCTACTCAAATTAATTATCCTGATGGATTAGGTAATTCTCAAGGTATTTTTGCGCCAACAATTAGACATCACAATGGAACATTTTATATTATCTGCACAATGGTAGGTGACAATGGGAATTTTATAATCACAGCAAAAGACCCTTCCAATTCTTGGTCAGATCCAATATGGATAGATGATGCTCCTGGAATAGACCCTTCTCTGTTTTGGGATGATGATGGTAAATGTTATTATACTGGAGCTGGAATTATTGACAACTCACAAAAAGAATGGCAAGGAAAAAATGGTGTTTGGATGCAAGAAATAAATCCAGATAAAGGCGAGCTAATTGGAGAGAAAAAACAACTTACTTATGGACATGCATCAAATGCACGTTGGGCAGAAGGCCCACATTTATATAAAATAAATAATGAATATTTATTACTAATTGGTGAAGGTGGAACAGGAGAATATCATGCTGTAACAGTTTTTAATAGCAAAAATATTTGGGGACCTTACATACCCAATCATGCTAATCCAGTAATGACACATCGTCATTTGGGAAAAGATTATCCTATACAACAGACAGGACATGCAGATTTATTACAAACTCAAAATGGAGATTGGTGGAGTGTAATGCTTGCTAAAAGAAAAATTGATGGATACACTACTCTTGCTCGTGAAACTTTTTTAGCACAAGTAGAAATGTCAAATCAAGAATCTGGTGTAACTCCTATTTTTAATCCCGGAAAGGGTTTATTGCAATTTGAACAAAAGCGACCTGAATTACCTTGGCATCCAGTGGCTAAAATTAATGAGTTGGATGAGTTTGAAGGTGAAGAATTGGGACTTGAATGGAACTTCTTACGATCTCCCAAAGAAACCTGGTACGAGCAAAAAGATGGACAAATGCAGATACAGTTACGACCAGAAACGGTTGCTGAATTTGTTAACCCTTCCTTTATTGCCCAACGTACCCGTCATTTAAATTATGAAGCCAGCACATCACTTTCGTTTAAAACTAAAAAAGAAAATGAAAAAGCTGGGTTGGTAATTTATCGCCGTCATGGAAATCATTATCAACTATTGAAAACGAAGGATAAACTTGTACTTTTAAAAACATTGCAAAAAGAAAATAAGGGCGAGTTTGAACCGCAAGTAGTAGTAAGTATTCCATATAAAAAAGAAAGTGTTGTTTTTAAGGTAAAAATTGATGGCATTAATGCTCAATTCTATTACGGTGAAAATAAGTTTGAACTGAACCCCATAGGCAAAGCACAAGATTATACGATTTTATCTGACGAGATTGCACAAAAATTTAATGGTGTATACGTGGGTATGTATGCTACGTCATTAGGAAAAAAAAGCAAGAAAATAGCTCTTTTTGATTGGTTTATGTATCAAGGTGCAGAATAA
- a CDS encoding glycoside hydrolase family 2 TIM barrel-domain containing protein — protein MKFIFSLILTCLTIAATAQQKNDWENPQVNQINRLPAHATFYNFENAEQAITGDREQSKYYKTLNGDWQFKYVAKPAEASNDFQKVDFNSSSWDKIDVPSNWEMRGYGTPIYTNTIYPFYNDFPNINHHDNPVGHYIRTFNVDKSWSKRDIILHFGGVSSAYYVWVNGEFVGYSEDTRLPSEFDITKLIKEGENKIAVKVYRWSDGSYLEGQDHWRMSGIEREVYLHANPKVRLSDFTVRTAFDEDYKDALLQIRPNIITNIKDKYVAKVGEFGNTNLKTTVDDWTLTTTLIDQEGNTIGDKSVTEFKKILGEVYPQRDNVYFGLIESKIEKPKKWSSDTPYLYTLLFEVKDENGNSIQYTSTKVGFREVKFDDRGRFLVNGNPVKMIGVNRHDHHQTNGKTLSRKDMEKDVKLLKQFNFNAVRTSHYPNDPYFYDLCDKYGLYVMDEANLETHGVRGQLTNVPEWGTSYLQRAIRIVQRDKNHPSIVFWSLGNESGTGANHAAMAGWIKDFDPTRFIHYEGAQGVPTDKRYKTSFFTQDQGNPTDLSWVDMLSRMYTTPQELQDLIDNTSFDKRPVVMCEYAHSMGNSTGNMKAYWDVIYKNDRALGGFIWDWIDQGILQKDENGKEFLAYGGDFGDKPNAGTFCLNGIIASDRTPKPATYECKKVNQPVVITTDDALKGDFEILNRHHAINLSIYNLNWELTENGAVIQNGNLESLNTKPYQTDKLTIKFKNPKAKPGSEYFITIKGSLKENTIWEHKGYVVFEEQFKLNYKTKSIVPNSSNLSLDVTDKNDEVTVYNKSVSLNINKKTGYITSYKSKGVNVLSSPLKLNFWRAETENDEAYREALRLEKELDWMKAGDRFVANNVSINSDEKGKVIVNVKGEIINPKTQVNLSYIVLASGEVKVNYQVDIYKKAPNVPRLGMQFDISDAYKTLSYFGKGPHPNYADRNYGSHVGLYSGNAKTMSYMYAYPEEYGNHTATRWFKIQNNKSNGVLIKGDNLLSFSVIPYSTNNLQDANHINELIERDVLTVNVDLKQQGVGGDDTWTASAQPHEEYLIKPGSYNYSFYLVPFQSKVKPERIKF, from the coding sequence ATGAAATTTATTTTTTCTCTCATCTTAACATGTTTAACAATTGCTGCAACAGCCCAACAAAAAAATGATTGGGAAAATCCGCAAGTAAATCAAATTAACAGGCTTCCAGCCCATGCCACTTTTTATAATTTTGAAAATGCAGAACAAGCAATTACTGGAGATAGAGAACAATCTAAATATTACAAAACGTTAAATGGAGATTGGCAATTTAAATATGTTGCAAAACCTGCAGAAGCTTCTAACGATTTTCAAAAAGTAGATTTTAATAGTTCTTCTTGGGATAAAATAGATGTGCCTTCTAATTGGGAAATGAGAGGTTATGGAACACCTATTTATACAAATACAATTTATCCTTTTTACAATGATTTTCCTAATATAAATCATCATGATAATCCTGTTGGGCATTATATTAGAACTTTTAATGTTGATAAATCTTGGAGTAAAAGAGATATTATTTTACATTTTGGAGGCGTTTCTTCCGCTTATTATGTTTGGGTAAATGGTGAATTTGTAGGCTATAGTGAAGACACAAGATTACCATCAGAATTTGATATTACAAAACTAATAAAAGAAGGCGAAAATAAAATCGCTGTTAAAGTATATAGGTGGTCCGATGGAAGTTATTTAGAAGGGCAAGATCATTGGAGAATGAGCGGAATAGAGCGTGAAGTGTATTTACATGCAAATCCTAAAGTACGTTTGTCTGACTTTACAGTTAGAACCGCTTTTGATGAAGATTATAAAGACGCTTTGTTACAAATTAGACCAAACATCATTACAAATATTAAAGATAAATATGTTGCTAAAGTTGGTGAATTTGGAAACACAAACCTCAAAACAACTGTTGATGATTGGACACTCACAACAACGCTTATAGATCAAGAAGGAAATACAATTGGAGATAAATCAGTTACAGAATTTAAAAAGATTTTAGGAGAGGTTTATCCTCAAAGAGATAACGTTTACTTCGGATTAATAGAATCTAAAATTGAAAAACCTAAAAAATGGTCTTCAGATACTCCTTACTTGTATACTTTACTTTTTGAAGTTAAAGATGAAAATGGAAATTCAATTCAATATACAAGTACTAAAGTTGGTTTTAGAGAAGTGAAATTTGATGATAGAGGTCGCTTTTTAGTAAATGGGAATCCAGTAAAAATGATTGGTGTAAATCGTCATGATCATCATCAAACTAACGGAAAAACCTTGTCTAGAAAAGATATGGAAAAAGATGTAAAACTCTTAAAACAGTTTAATTTTAATGCAGTAAGAACATCACATTATCCAAACGATCCTTATTTCTACGACTTATGCGATAAATATGGACTGTATGTTATGGACGAAGCTAATCTTGAAACACATGGTGTTAGAGGACAACTTACCAATGTACCAGAATGGGGAACTTCATATTTGCAACGTGCCATAAGAATAGTACAACGCGATAAAAACCATCCTAGTATTGTATTTTGGAGTTTAGGTAATGAATCTGGAACTGGTGCTAATCATGCGGCAATGGCAGGATGGATAAAAGACTTTGATCCAACTAGGTTTATTCATTATGAAGGTGCTCAAGGAGTTCCAACAGACAAACGATATAAAACTAGTTTTTTCACTCAAGATCAAGGTAATCCAACCGATCTAAGTTGGGTAGATATGTTAAGTAGAATGTATACTACACCGCAAGAATTACAGGATTTAATAGATAATACAAGTTTTGATAAGCGACCTGTTGTAATGTGTGAGTATGCACATTCTATGGGGAATTCTACAGGTAACATGAAAGCTTATTGGGATGTTATTTATAAAAATGATAGAGCTTTAGGAGGTTTTATTTGGGATTGGATTGATCAAGGCATTTTACAAAAAGATGAAAATGGAAAAGAATTTTTGGCCTATGGAGGCGATTTTGGTGACAAACCTAATGCAGGTACTTTTTGTTTAAATGGTATTATTGCTTCAGACAGAACTCCAAAACCTGCTACTTACGAGTGTAAAAAAGTAAATCAACCCGTCGTTATTACTACTGATGATGCTCTAAAAGGAGATTTCGAAATTTTAAATCGTCATCATGCAATAAATTTGTCTATATATAATCTTAATTGGGAGCTAACAGAGAATGGTGCTGTTATTCAAAATGGCAATTTAGAATCGTTAAATACTAAGCCTTATCAAACAGATAAACTAACTATAAAATTTAAAAACCCAAAAGCAAAACCTGGTTCGGAATACTTCATAACTATTAAAGGAAGTTTAAAAGAGAACACCATTTGGGAGCATAAAGGATATGTGGTTTTTGAAGAGCAATTCAAACTTAACTATAAAACAAAATCAATTGTGCCAAATTCAAGTAATTTGAGTTTGGATGTTACTGATAAAAATGATGAAGTTACAGTTTATAACAAATCTGTAAGCCTTAACATCAATAAGAAAACAGGCTATATTACTTCATATAAATCTAAAGGTGTAAATGTTTTAAGTTCTCCATTAAAATTAAATTTTTGGCGTGCAGAAACAGAAAATGATGAAGCTTATCGCGAAGCATTACGTTTAGAAAAAGAATTAGACTGGATGAAAGCTGGAGATCGATTTGTAGCAAATAATGTTTCAATTAATTCAGATGAAAAAGGAAAAGTTATTGTAAACGTTAAAGGAGAAATTATCAATCCTAAAACTCAAGTAAATCTCTCCTATATTGTATTGGCATCAGGAGAAGTAAAAGTAAATTATCAAGTTGATATTTATAAAAAAGCACCTAATGTACCACGATTAGGTATGCAGTTTGATATTTCAGATGCATATAAAACCCTTTCTTATTTTGGAAAAGGACCACATCCTAATTATGCAGATAGAAATTATGGTTCGCACGTAGGTTTATATTCAGGCAATGCTAAAACAATGAGTTATATGTACGCTTATCCTGAAGAATATGGAAATCATACAGCAACAAGATGGTTTAAGATTCAAAATAATAAATCAAACGGAGTTTTAATCAAAGGTGATAATCTATTAAGTTTCAGTGTTATTCCTTATAGTACAAATAATCTTCAAGATGCAAATCATATAAACGAATTGATAGAGCGTGATGTTTTAACAGTAAATGTAGATTTAAAACAGCAAGGAGTTGGCGGAGATGATACGTGGACTGCAAGTGCTCAGCCTCATGAAGAATATTTAATTAAACCAGGAAGTTATAATTATTCATTTTATTTGGTGCCTTTTCAATCAAAGGTAAAACCAGAAAGAATTAAATTTTAG